Proteins encoded together in one Nitrospirota bacterium window:
- the lepA gene encoding elongation factor 4, whose translation MQSLIRNFSIIAHIDHGKSTLADRFLEATGAVTARESKDQILDAMDLERERGITIKAHAVAVRYKAKDGKTYALHLIDTPGHVDFTYEVSRSLAACEGALLLVDATQGVQAQTIANVNLAMANNLTIIPVINKIDLASADLEGTKQSISEILQLDASDALPISAKEGKGVPEVLEAIIARIPPPSGNPDAPLKSLIFDSWFDNYQGVIVLTRVVDGSLRPGMKIKVMSNDRTFEVMEVGQFTPKRVKKSELLTGEVGYLCANMREVADVKIGDTLTDAVSPTSAPFPGYKEVKPLVFCGLYPTDTGRYEDLRDALIKLRLNDSSFVYEPETSLALGFGFRCGFLGLLHMEIIQERLEREYNLTLLTTAPTVVYRVLTTKGEVLEVNNPTQLPPPSSIDSFEEPFILASIITPERYMGAILQLCQERRGIQQGMHFLDPTRVVISYELPLNEVILDFYDKLKSRTQGYASLDYELLGYRESDLVRLDILLNGEAVDALSFITHKDRSIQRGRQLAEKMKELIPRQMYEIAIQAAIGSKIIARETIGAMKKNVLAKCYGGDITRKRKLLEKQKEGKKRMKSVGSVEVPQEAFLAILKVGEE comes from the coding sequence TTGCAAAGCCTGATACGCAATTTCTCGATTATCGCCCATATCGATCACGGCAAATCAACCCTCGCTGACCGGTTTCTGGAAGCCACTGGCGCAGTCACGGCCCGAGAATCGAAAGACCAGATTCTCGACGCCATGGACTTGGAGCGTGAACGCGGAATCACGATCAAGGCCCACGCGGTGGCGGTCCGGTATAAGGCCAAGGATGGGAAGACCTATGCCTTGCATTTGATCGATACGCCGGGTCACGTCGACTTTACCTATGAAGTGTCGCGCAGTTTGGCGGCTTGTGAGGGGGCGCTCTTACTTGTCGATGCAACGCAGGGGGTCCAGGCTCAGACCATCGCCAACGTGAACCTGGCGATGGCCAATAACCTGACGATTATCCCCGTGATCAATAAGATCGATCTTGCGAGCGCCGACCTGGAAGGTACGAAGCAGTCGATCTCGGAAATCTTGCAGCTTGATGCCAGCGATGCCCTGCCCATCAGCGCGAAAGAGGGAAAGGGCGTGCCGGAGGTGTTGGAGGCGATCATTGCGCGGATTCCTCCCCCGTCAGGCAATCCAGACGCGCCGCTCAAGTCGCTCATTTTCGATTCCTGGTTTGACAATTATCAAGGAGTGATCGTGTTGACGAGAGTCGTAGACGGATCATTACGGCCGGGGATGAAGATCAAAGTTATGTCGAACGACCGAACGTTCGAAGTGATGGAAGTCGGCCAATTTACCCCGAAACGGGTGAAAAAGAGTGAGCTGTTGACCGGCGAGGTCGGGTATCTGTGCGCGAATATGCGAGAAGTCGCGGATGTGAAGATCGGCGATACGCTCACGGATGCGGTCTCGCCGACGAGCGCGCCGTTCCCCGGCTATAAGGAAGTGAAGCCTCTGGTGTTTTGCGGTCTCTATCCCACCGACACAGGCCGGTACGAAGATCTGCGCGATGCGCTGATCAAGTTGAGACTGAACGACTCCTCCTTCGTCTACGAACCGGAGACGTCCCTCGCGCTCGGGTTCGGCTTCCGATGCGGCTTTTTGGGTCTGCTGCACATGGAAATCATTCAGGAGCGGCTCGAGCGTGAATATAACCTGACGCTTCTCACAACCGCGCCGACCGTTGTCTATCGGGTGCTGACGACCAAAGGAGAGGTGTTAGAGGTCAATAACCCGACGCAGCTCCCGCCTCCCAGCAGTATCGACTCATTTGAGGAGCCGTTCATTCTGGCGTCGATCATTACTCCTGAACGGTATATGGGAGCTATCTTACAGCTCTGCCAGGAACGCCGCGGTATCCAGCAAGGCATGCACTTTCTCGATCCGACGCGGGTGGTGATCAGTTATGAACTGCCGCTCAACGAAGTGATTCTCGATTTTTACGATAAGCTCAAGTCGCGCACCCAGGGCTATGCGTCGCTCGATTACGAGCTGCTCGGCTACCGTGAGTCCGATCTCGTGAGGCTTGATATTCTCTTGAACGGCGAGGCGGTCGATGCCCTGTCGTTTATCACGCACAAGGATCGTTCTATTCAGCGGGGGCGTCAGCTCGCCGAGAAGATGAAAGAGCTCATTCCCCGGCAGATGTATGAGATCGCCATTCAAGCGGCAATCGGGAGCAAGATCATTGCGCGTGAGACGATTGGGGCCATGAAGAAGAACGTCCTTGCAAAGTGTTACGGCGGCGATATCACGCGGAAGCGCAAGCTCCTTGAAAAACAGAAAGAAGGAAAGAAGCGCATGAAATCCGTAGGGAGCGTGGAAGTGCCGCAGGAAGCCTTTCTTGCCATCTTGAAAGTGGGTGAAGAGTGA